CAGATGCGCTGAGCGTTGAGGAGTGGCAGCAGACGTTTGCGGTTAACGTGGGGGGGGCGTTCAATCTGTTTCAGCAGACGATGGCGCAATTTCGTCGCCAGCAGGGCGGGGCGATCGTGACCGTCGCGTCGGACGCGGCGCACACGCCGCGCATCGGCATGAGCGCTTATGGGGCGTCAAAAGCCGCGCTGAAAAGCCTGGCGCTGACCGTTGGGCTTGAACTGGCAGGCAGCGGTGTGCGCTGTAACGTGGTGTCGCCTGGCTCGACCGACACCGACATGCAGCGTACGTTGTGGGTCAGCGATGATGCGGAACAGCAGCGCATTCGTGGGTTTGGTGAGCAGTTTAAGCTCGGTATTCCGCTGGGGAAAATCGCCCGTCCGCAGGAAATCACCAACACCATTTTATTCCTTGCCTCCGATCTGGCGAGCCACATTACGCTGCAGGATATCGTGGTGGACGGCGGCTCTACGCTGGGGGCATGACGATGATCTGGAAACGTCATTTAACGCTGGATGAACTGAATGCCACCAGTCAGAACACGATGGTGGCGCATCTGGGCATGGTTTATACCCGACTGGGTGATGATGTGCTGGAAGCTGAAATGCCTGTAGATAACCGTACGCATCAGCCGTTTGGCCTGCTGCATGGCGGCGCGTCGGCGGCGCTGGCGGAAACGTTGGGTTCGATGGCGGGTTATCTGATGACCCGCGACGGGCAGTGCGTGGTGGGGACGGAGCTGAACGCCACGCACCATCGGGCGGTTGCGCAGGGCAAAGTGCGCGGCGTTTGTCAGCCGCTGCACCTCGGGCGTCAAAATCAAAGCTGGGAAATCGTCATCTTTGATGAGCAGGGACGACGCTGTTGCACCTGCCGTTTAGGCACTGCGGTGATGGGGTGAGGTCACCCGGCAAAGTAAAATGAAATTGCAGGGTTAACAGGTAAATGAAGTGATCTAGTTAACAATGCAATGTAAATACTCAGTGATACTTCGGGTTTGCATGGTTGTCAGGTTGTTAAATTCAGAAAAGATGTTATAGAAACAAAATGTAACATCTCTCTGACAGGATAACGGATAACCAATATGAATAAATCAGGGAAGTACCTCGTCTGGACAGTGCTCTCCGTTATGGGAGCATTTTCCCTCGGTTATATCGCATTAAACCGTGGTGAACAGATTAACGCCTTGTGGATAGTCGTGGCGTCGGTCTGTGTCTACCTTATCGCTTACCGTTTCTACGGCCTGTACATCGCGAAAAATGTACTGGCGCTGGACCCGACGCGTATGACGCCAGCCGTGCGTCATAACGATGGTCTGGATTATGTTCCCACTGATAAAAAAGTGCTGTTTGGTCACCATTTTGCGGCGATTGCCGGCGCTGGCCCGTTAGTTGGACCGGTACTGGCAGCGCAAATGGGCTATCTGCCGGGGATGATCTGGCTGCTCGCCGGGGTCGTGCTGGCAGGGGCGGTGCAGGACTTCATGGTGCTGTTTGTTTCTACCCGTCGCGATGGTCGTTCCCTTGGCGAACTGGTGAAAGAAGAGATGGGCCCAACGGCGGGCGTCATTGCGCTGGTGGCCTGTTTTATGAT
The Citrobacter arsenatis DNA segment above includes these coding regions:
- the entA gene encoding 2,3-dihydro-2,3-dihydroxybenzoate dehydrogenase EntA encodes the protein MVGFDFTGKTVWVTGAGKGIGYTTALAFANAGAEVTGFDREFPQDNYPFATEVLDVANAGQVAEVCQRVLQARERLDVLVNAAGILRMGATDALSVEEWQQTFAVNVGGAFNLFQQTMAQFRRQQGGAIVTVASDAAHTPRIGMSAYGASKAALKSLALTVGLELAGSGVRCNVVSPGSTDTDMQRTLWVSDDAEQQRIRGFGEQFKLGIPLGKIARPQEITNTILFLASDLASHITLQDIVVDGGSTLGA
- the entH gene encoding proofreading thioesterase EntH, whose product is MIWKRHLTLDELNATSQNTMVAHLGMVYTRLGDDVLEAEMPVDNRTHQPFGLLHGGASAALAETLGSMAGYLMTRDGQCVVGTELNATHHRAVAQGKVRGVCQPLHLGRQNQSWEIVIFDEQGRRCCTCRLGTAVMG